In the genome of Rhodoplanes sp. Z2-YC6860, one region contains:
- a CDS encoding alpha/beta hydrolase family protein, giving the protein MSRGPWNDHFPDNFLWSNATLILKGMAPYGVVALEEMDRCCEKLRARQSEADRGKAWFEEWRAIGDLIEKRGDEALAKNRKITAGDYYLRAGIYHYNAERFISPSPEKKAQCAHAYKVWHQGIRLRYPEVEFIEVPYEGTTLPALFMPGKGNGPKPTVVVVNGMDNAKEMSIFFCGLEFARRGFNTLCLDGPGMGEMRRMRDMPSRYDYEVPGAAAFDYLAKRPDVDAKRIAIMGYSFGGYYSSRIAAFEKRYAACIALSALHWDLAAWQTKIKEANKNAPKSVAQSNFQWRWVAGAADEDEGIEIARKFSLKDAAKHITCPFLVTHAGNDRVVPVENAQKLYDAVGSSNKTIKIFTTEEGGAEHAHVDNRQIGIDFAADWLAENMK; this is encoded by the coding sequence ATGTCCCGCGGCCCCTGGAACGACCACTTCCCCGACAACTTCCTCTGGTCCAACGCCACGCTGATCCTGAAGGGCATGGCGCCCTACGGCGTGGTCGCGCTCGAAGAAATGGACCGCTGCTGCGAGAAGCTCCGCGCGCGGCAGAGCGAGGCGGACCGCGGCAAGGCCTGGTTCGAGGAATGGCGCGCCATCGGCGATCTGATCGAGAAGCGCGGCGACGAGGCACTGGCGAAAAACCGCAAGATCACGGCGGGCGACTATTACCTCCGTGCCGGCATCTATCACTACAACGCCGAACGGTTCATCTCGCCGAGCCCGGAAAAGAAGGCGCAGTGCGCGCACGCCTACAAGGTCTGGCACCAGGGCATCCGGCTGCGTTATCCGGAGGTCGAGTTCATCGAGGTGCCTTACGAAGGCACGACGTTGCCGGCGCTGTTCATGCCGGGCAAAGGCAACGGCCCCAAGCCCACCGTCGTGGTGGTCAACGGCATGGACAATGCCAAGGAGATGAGCATCTTCTTCTGCGGGCTTGAGTTCGCGCGCCGCGGCTTCAACACGCTCTGCCTGGACGGTCCCGGCATGGGCGAGATGCGGCGCATGCGCGATATGCCGAGCCGCTACGACTACGAGGTGCCGGGCGCGGCCGCCTTCGACTATCTCGCAAAGCGGCCCGACGTGGACGCCAAGCGCATCGCCATCATGGGCTACAGCTTCGGCGGCTACTACTCGTCGCGCATCGCGGCCTTCGAGAAGCGCTACGCCGCCTGCATCGCGCTCTCGGCACTGCACTGGGACCTTGCCGCCTGGCAGACCAAGATCAAGGAAGCCAACAAGAACGCACCCAAGAGCGTGGCGCAGTCGAACTTCCAATGGCGCTGGGTCGCGGGCGCCGCCGACGAGGACGAAGGCATCGAGATCGCCAGGAAATTCTCGCTGAAGGACGCGGCGAAGCACATCACCTGCCCGTTCCTGGTGACACACGCCGGCAACGACCGCGTCGTGCCGGTCGAAAACGCGCAGAAGCTCTATGATGCGGTCGGCTCGTCCAACAAGACCATCAAGATCTTCACCACCGAGGAAGGCGGCGCCGAGCACGCCCATGTCGACAACCGCCAGATCGGCATCGACTTCGCCGCCGACTGGCTCGCCGAGAACATGAAATAA
- a CDS encoding TRAP transporter substrate-binding protein: MANPIVIRMGGYGPPTTGFSQAMKLIGDKLVAQFGDRIDVKYVWNIMDFGYKAEEILWLVESGILTLGYQSSSYLTDRVPELSFVDMPFLFENNDHARGAMDGALGKRLVQAIESKVNFRILGWYENGFRQISNRVRTVRTPSDFKAMTIRVLPSKIQARTFELLGAKPMIMDLTDAIRMIKASEIDAQENPLTNTVTYGVHKFHRFHTISNHFYISRPIFLHQPTFDAWPDDLKAAMQKAVNESVAFQRGLHVKEELDAENAIKAEGCEIVELDGAQHDAFAKAVQPIYAEARKDLGNELFDLAGTK, encoded by the coding sequence ATGGCCAATCCGATCGTGATCCGTATGGGCGGCTACGGGCCGCCCACCACCGGCTTCAGTCAGGCGATGAAGCTCATCGGCGACAAGCTCGTCGCGCAGTTCGGCGACCGCATCGACGTGAAGTACGTCTGGAACATCATGGATTTCGGCTACAAGGCCGAGGAGATCCTGTGGCTGGTCGAAAGCGGCATCCTGACGCTCGGCTACCAGTCGTCGAGCTATCTCACCGACCGCGTGCCGGAGCTGAGCTTCGTCGACATGCCGTTCCTGTTCGAGAACAATGACCACGCGCGCGGCGCGATGGACGGCGCGCTCGGCAAGCGGCTCGTACAGGCGATCGAGAGCAAGGTGAACTTCCGCATCCTCGGCTGGTACGAGAACGGCTTCCGCCAGATCTCCAATCGGGTGCGCACCGTGCGCACGCCCTCCGATTTCAAGGCCATGACCATCCGCGTGCTGCCGAGCAAGATCCAGGCGCGCACGTTCGAACTTCTTGGCGCCAAGCCGATGATCATGGACCTCACCGACGCGATCCGGATGATCAAAGCGTCAGAGATCGACGCCCAAGAGAACCCGCTGACCAACACGGTCACCTACGGCGTTCACAAGTTCCATCGCTTTCACACCATCAGCAATCACTTCTACATCTCGCGGCCCATCTTCCTGCACCAGCCGACCTTCGACGCCTGGCCGGATGATCTGAAGGCCGCGATGCAGAAGGCGGTGAACGAGTCGGTCGCGTTCCAGCGCGGACTGCATGTGAAGGAGGAGCTGGACGCCGAGAATGCGATCAAGGCGGAAGGCTGCGAGATCGTCGAACTCGACGGCGCGCAGCACGATGCCTTCGCCAAGGCGGTGCAGCCGATCTACGCCGAGGCTCGGAAAGATCTCGGCAATGAGCTGTTCGACTTAGCTGGCACCAAATAA
- a CDS encoding MmgE/PrpD family protein: protein MAIAQHQSTRALASFAAGFDARTLPDEVRRKLGWLFLDHLRVCSIGARLPWSDWSRRYVGLVGRAGNSHVLFEAETVNPQHATFLNVTFGSSFDGDDTHVGAMLHPGVAAWSAALAVGEHTGASGPDVLAAVVAAYETIIRIGLSVQPGHFKRGFQSTGTCDGFGTAAASGRLLFRGKDAAQKIADALGIAGGHAGGLAQFYYSGGSAKRIHAAHAAEGGVAAALLAEQGYSGPNDIIEGQGGFARAYADGFNPAVIEEGLGQRFHLMDVLVKSHAAAARVAAGIDAMLVLREQHGFGSNDIASMALGIPKIIQGRLTNPHPVDLQAAQMCLPFSVALAAKVPLAPGGITTLGIPDYKAGLKDKRLHDIEERTTIALDDEVEAASNELSTAARVSVVLRDGRKFSMLVPAPKGSPSQPFTAAEHEARFIQELAPRGGDKTCGEIVAMSRDLDRLDPRWLGQVLSGKR from the coding sequence ATGGCGATCGCGCAACATCAATCCACGCGAGCGCTGGCGTCCTTTGCGGCCGGGTTCGACGCCAGGACTTTGCCCGACGAGGTGCGGCGGAAGCTCGGCTGGCTGTTTCTGGATCACCTCCGCGTCTGCTCGATCGGCGCGCGGCTGCCGTGGAGCGACTGGTCGCGGCGTTATGTCGGGCTGGTCGGCCGCGCCGGAAATTCGCATGTGCTGTTCGAGGCCGAGACGGTCAATCCGCAGCACGCGACATTCCTCAACGTCACCTTCGGTTCGAGCTTCGATGGCGACGACACCCACGTCGGCGCCATGCTGCATCCCGGGGTCGCTGCTTGGTCGGCGGCGCTTGCGGTCGGCGAGCACACCGGCGCATCGGGTCCCGACGTGCTGGCCGCGGTCGTTGCGGCTTACGAAACGATCATCCGCATCGGGTTGTCGGTGCAGCCCGGCCATTTCAAGCGCGGCTTCCAGAGCACAGGCACCTGCGACGGTTTCGGCACCGCGGCGGCGTCGGGGCGGCTGCTGTTCCGTGGCAAGGACGCGGCGCAGAAGATCGCCGACGCGTTGGGCATCGCCGGCGGCCACGCTGGCGGGCTCGCGCAATTCTACTATTCGGGCGGCTCGGCGAAGCGCATTCACGCCGCGCATGCCGCCGAGGGCGGCGTCGCCGCGGCGTTGCTCGCCGAGCAGGGCTATAGCGGACCCAACGATATCATCGAAGGGCAGGGCGGCTTCGCCCGCGCCTATGCGGACGGCTTCAATCCGGCGGTGATCGAGGAGGGGCTGGGCCAGCGCTTCCATCTGATGGACGTGCTGGTGAAGTCGCATGCCGCTGCGGCCCGCGTCGCGGCCGGCATCGACGCCATGCTGGTCCTCCGCGAGCAGCACGGATTCGGCAGCAACGACATCGCCAGCATGGCGCTGGGCATCCCGAAGATCATCCAGGGGCGATTGACCAATCCACATCCGGTGGACTTGCAAGCCGCGCAGATGTGCCTGCCGTTCAGCGTGGCGCTGGCTGCGAAGGTTCCGCTTGCGCCAGGCGGTATCACCACGTTGGGCATTCCGGACTATAAGGCTGGATTGAAGGACAAGAGACTTCACGACATCGAGGAGCGCACCACGATTGCGCTCGACGACGAGGTCGAGGCCGCGAGCAACGAGCTTTCCACCGCGGCGCGGGTCTCGGTGGTACTGCGTGACGGGCGCAAGTTTTCGATGCTGGTGCCGGCGCCGAAGGGAAGCCCCTCGCAGCCCTTCACCGCCGCCGAGCACGAGGCGCGGTTTATCCAGGAGCTTGCGCCGCGGGGCGGCGACAAGACCTGCGGCGAGATCGTCGCGATGTCGCGCGATCTCGACCGGCTCGATCCGCGGTGGCTTGGACAGGTGTTGTCGGGCAAGCGCTGA
- a CDS encoding Bug family tripartite tricarboxylate transporter substrate binding protein, translating to MITRRGVVGGLAAAVALPGRARAQAYPTHPVRIIVPFAPGGGADIVSRLISPYMQASLGQSIVVENRAGAAGRIGTGVVAKSDPDGHTLLVSTESSLVIAPHIGQSIGYDPLKDFAPVSLLTRNTVMLVVHPSLPVQSLQEFMALARSKPGELFYASSGVGGPNHLAGEIFNRMTGLKITHVPFQGTGLAIQAVVSNQVPAMWGFMAGLIPHIRGGVLRALAVGSLDRSKALPEVPTVAEAGVPGYEAVSWIGMVAPAGLPAPTMDKLSGAVRAAMAEKPVTDNLASSGSEVVASKPDEFRQVMERDFVKYGNLADLFKTVQ from the coding sequence ATGATCACGCGGCGAGGCGTTGTCGGTGGATTGGCAGCGGCCGTCGCGCTGCCGGGACGCGCGCGGGCGCAGGCCTATCCGACGCATCCGGTGCGCATCATCGTGCCGTTCGCGCCGGGCGGCGGCGCCGACATCGTGTCGCGGCTCATTTCGCCTTACATGCAGGCGTCGCTCGGCCAATCTATCGTGGTCGAGAACCGCGCCGGCGCCGCGGGACGCATCGGCACCGGCGTGGTGGCGAAGTCCGATCCGGACGGCCACACCCTGCTGGTCTCGACCGAATCCTCGCTGGTGATCGCGCCGCATATCGGCCAGTCGATCGGCTATGACCCGCTGAAGGACTTCGCGCCGGTGTCGTTGCTCACCCGCAACACCGTGATGCTGGTGGTGCATCCGTCGCTGCCGGTGCAGAGCCTGCAGGAGTTCATGGCGCTGGCGCGCTCGAAGCCCGGCGAGTTGTTCTACGCGTCGTCCGGCGTCGGCGGCCCCAATCATCTCGCGGGCGAGATCTTCAACCGCATGACCGGGCTGAAGATCACCCACGTGCCGTTCCAGGGCACCGGGCTTGCCATCCAGGCGGTGGTCTCGAACCAGGTGCCGGCCATGTGGGGCTTCATGGCGGGGCTCATTCCGCATATTCGCGGCGGCGTGCTGCGCGCGCTTGCAGTCGGCAGCCTCGATCGTTCGAAGGCGCTGCCGGAGGTGCCGACCGTGGCCGAGGCGGGCGTGCCGGGCTACGAGGCGGTGTCGTGGATCGGCATGGTGGCGCCGGCCGGGCTGCCCGCGCCCACGATGGACAAGCTTTCGGGCGCGGTCCGCGCCGCGATGGCGGAGAAGCCCGTGACCGACAATCTCGCGAGCAGCGGTTCCGAGGTCGTGGCAAGCAAGCCTGATGAGTTCCGCCAGGTGATGGAGCGCGATTTCGTGAAGTACGGCAACCTCGCCGACCTGTTCAAGACGGTGCAGTGA